CTTGGGATGTGTTGTGGTTCTTGGCTATGTGAATTTGGGTGCACTACCTCTGCGCTCTTCTTCTGATATTCTGGTTATGTTTATGTTATATTAGACAACTTTGTATTGCTCCATGTTATCAAAGTGTCTCATTGTCTTTCGAACTTCTACTGTCTTGGTCTTCACTGAAATTCTCTTTGGGGATGTGTCAGAAGCTGTTAAACTActccagtgacttttttttttttcattttagatagTGTATTTTTCAGATTTCAATTTTCCATGTGATGTATTTAAAGGTAGCTACTATCTCAATGTGGAGACTTCCCACAGATTTCTCAATTTAccattttcccttcctttatacatgtaaatattttcataaacattGTTTTGAAAATATCAGATCTGTTTCTGTTCTGTTGGTTATGGGTGTCATTCACTTGCCTTTTGTCCTGGAGATTGTCTAGATGCTCTGTTGTAGAATCTAGACTTTGTTGTTTTCCCTTAACAAGGTTTGATTTTTGTTCTGACATGCAGTCGATTTATTGGTGGACTAGTTTTAACCTCATAACTACTTCTAGAATTTTTCAAGGAAGCACAAGAGTACTCATACTTGTAAGGAGGACTGCTTGTGAGATTTCAAAAGTGTCTGAGATATTTATGAAAGTCTCCTCACCAGACTCTACCTCTATCGTATGCCCTCAGTAGCTCATCTCTGCTAAGCTTTTAGTATTCTTGCAtctaaatgaaaatcaaaatttgTCTGTAGACTTAAAGGAAACTCCTATAAAAGTCCCCAGAGTTGCAAGTAGTTCCTCCTGGTAGGTGAAGTTGTCCCTCAGATTCTAATTTCTCTCATTTCTTGTCTGCCCAGTGAACTCACAGCCTGCACTATACTTCCATGTACACAGTTTACAAAGTGTTTATATAGAAAAATTGGGAATATGCTGGAGCCTGGCAAGGCTTCTCTTCTCTAGAATCATACTCAATATTGTCTTTTGTGAAATGCCTATAAAGATTATCAtatatattttgttgaatttcCACTTGTGCTCATGGGAAGGCCATACCTATCATTTCACCATGGCAGAAATCAAGTCCGTGGTAACTTTTATTTATGTGGAATTACTATGTCCTCAGAGATATATGATAGGAGGactttaccattgagctataaTCACCTCCCATGTAAGGAGTGCTTTAATATCCCTCTCACACCCCCGAAAGCAAATAAAGATGGCTCTTACAGGAACCACATCCAGGGAAACACATATGAAAGTATTTGAGAACAGATTCAGTTTATATATTCAATGGGAAATTTTGTGTTCACTTAGCagttcagtagcttttctgtgttCCATGGAAATAGAGTATCAAGTATCATTTGTCTATAAATACAGGAATGAGTTGGGCTTAGGAAGGTACTTGGGGGCAGGTTCAATAGAAGGTGGAATTTGTATCCCCACCCCCATGACAATTTCTAATCTTTTCTTAAAGTGACAGAACCACCATGTGTTGTAGAGGAAGTCTTTTGCTAGGTTTTCCTGTTTAACTAGGGTGTTGAGTACTGAAAAGATGGTGTAAAGCGCATCTTACCACACCTTCTGGCTGTCATCCACAAACTCCTTTAGAGAGGCCCTAGGATTTTGTGAAATATATTTGAAAGCTACTGGGTTGGAACAGCTCCTGAGATTATTAGTCTTCTGCTCCCAACCCCATTCTCTGTCTCTGATATAACCTAGTTGTTTTCAGCTCTGTTCATTGATCAACTGAGAGCTTgggggggaaaaaattaaaaaacattacTGCCCAGGCCCCACCCTCAGTAGGTTGTCTTAATTACTTTGGGTTGAACCTAGCTATGCTGTTTCATTCCAAAGCTTTCTAGATGATTCTAGCATAACCATCAGAATTCAGAATTTTTAATCTAATCAGTTTATGGTCACATTTCTTGTGGGAGCTTTGCTTACTGAAGTTTATACCTTAGCCTCTAGCTCCAGAGATAGAATGCCAGAATTTCCCAGAACTCTGGGGCTTGTCCTGGATGAACTGGAGAAATAGAAATCCAGGGTAGGAAGTAAGAAGCACTTGCATACCTGATCCTTTCTTGAAGGAAAATAAGCTCATTTCTCCTTCAACTTGCAAAGTACCTGGGTTGCCTAAAAAGGGGACTGTGTCAGTTTCCTACTATGTAAATAATGAAGAATTAATGGAGAAAAATAGGAATGCTCAGTGTTGCCAAATTGTTTATCTTAACAGGCCTATGGTGGTTTTTCTGTGCTTGTTTACCACCAAAAAGTGCTGTGAGTATCATGGAAACCACAGAAGAGCTCCACCCAACAGAAATAATGGTGTTAAAAAACATTAGCTCAGTGGTGTTTAAATTTCATTGCACCTAAGATTTATCTGGGGAGCTTGTTACCATACACATTCCTCCTTCCTGCGCTGAGAGATTATGAATTAATGGGTATTTAGTGGGGCCAAGGAATCTGTATTCATAATCAGTACCACTGTAAGTGATTCTGTAAGTGATCCAAGACCACATCTGGAGAAGAAGCAAGTCTAAATTAAGAGATAACGCTTCCCCCCCTTGCTTCATACCCAGGCATATTTTCCTGCACATGTAAACCAAAATATCTCACAGACGGTAAATTTAAATTATTGGTGTCAGCAAAAAGAAGCATGGACACAGCCAACCCAAAAAGAGTAGTTTATCTCCCACAGtcatgcttgatttttttttgatgacttataTAATTTTTCTAGGATTCAAATTGCCATTTTCATCTCCTCTTATGACAAACTTTGCTTTTTGGTAAACCTGAAAACAAATCTCAGGTactcattttcctcccattttttAGGGATCTTAAAGTTTTTACTAAGTGTGATCTAATGCCTGTTTAACAGGAAATCAGGTAAAAATGTGAagtgcttttaaaaaagaaaaatgacttgtaAATACTTCAGATGTATATGAATTATATAAATGATATGGAAGAGAGTTATTGTTATCTCTTTGCTAACTATTCAACATATTATAAAGGGGCTTGATCCCCTGAAGATATCCTTTAAGAGCACATTGCCCAGTGTTTTCAAGTTTTACTGACAAACATTTGGCTGGCACTCAGTGTGCATGGGAAATATTGTAAAAGTGAGCTGTACCTTCAACATAACCATGAGTGCTATAATCAACTTTTTGAGGGTGCAGAAGAGAGGTGAAAAATGGCCACTATACATTCTGAGCTTTGTTTGACATTTAAAGTTCTGCACAGAAGTGGTGCATGCCATGTAGAATAGCATTGACTGTCCCCTCATTTGCAAGCCctgttgagaactgaggattcaaAAAGACACTGAAGACTTAAAACCATAAGACACTGAagacttaaaaacaaagaaaggaaggaaaagaaaacataagagaaagaaagaggaagagaaaagcccATCTAaacaaagaacttaatataaagagaaaaggtcCTATGTTCTGTGTCCGTAAATAAAAACCCTGGCTAATGGCCCCAACATTGACACTTATCCCCAAGTCCCTTCTTTCTTATCTCAGAGGAGGGACAGAAGGGAGAGCTGTGCTTCTCCTTTCTCTCAGCTGGTTTGTTCCACCTCTGTCTGGATAGAGTAAGTGCTCAATTCCCAGTTAAGGACATATTGGAACTGACAGCCTACCATTGTGTATATAAGATGTCATGGCTGACAGGTAAAGGATTGGGATTTCATGAATTGCAATGGGATATAGCCATCAGGAGAGCTGGAGGAGGCCTTATTCCTGACCCCTTAGAAAGCAGTCCTTCTTAAAGAGTTTAAAacaccatcccctccccccattagGAGGGATCCTTTGTTGTGCTTCCCTTTTGTCCACTCTGCCTTTTGATGGCTGAGCTTACCCAGCGGGGCAAATTGCCTCTGAAATGGTATGAACAATGGGATCAGGCCTTGAGCCAAGGAAGCCAAGGGGACAACCAGCTTAACCACATTACCCTTAGCTGGTGTGCCCCAGGTGTAAGTGAGCAGCCCCACCTTTCCACTGCCAGGGTGAAATCTATCCTCCTGCCAGTCACATGACCTCCCCCCAGAGCAGCCTTAATTGGAAATTGAAACAATTTAGAAGAAATGAGGAGGAACTAACAGCAAGAATTGCACTGGTGGGGAATTACAAGTGCCTCAGTTCATAAGTATTtgggatagatttttttttttttgtcagcatcAAATGTACTTCAGTGTGCTGAATTCATTATGAGTCATTATCAGATGTGAGTCCTATGCCTTATTTTGTGTGCAACCACATATTTTGCCATTTTAATAGGTAGCTTAtcgattatttatttatttagcaaacATTCATTGAGAATTCCCTGGGTGCCTGGCTTTATAATAAGCACTGGGTGTAAGAAGTAAGTAATAAGACAGTGAGATGTTTGTAGTCTTGGGGAAGGTGacagaaaggaacagaaaaaaaaatccacataaagACTGATGTTATATAGGCATCATTGGAACCTGTAGAAGGCATAGCATACAGAATTGGTTTAAGAGTGGTGACCTATACGTACATCATTAATCTCATTATTGACAAACTGAAACACCTGTAGTTAAATGTATATTCAAACATTATTGAGTGCCTGCTGTATGCCACGGTACTATGTTTGGAACTTTGATGACAGTGTGTATACAAGCTAGAAAGGAAGACAGGTATTGAATTTAGTTGGTAAACAactcaaacaaaattaaaactataGTAAGTACAACAAAGCTGAAATGCATAGTTTCATGAAAACTTAATACAAGGTATCTCTGTACAGTAGAAGGAAGTTCCCTATGACGGAGCTGAGATCATAATGTGAAGAAAACATTATTTAGGACATTGCTGTCAAGAATAGAAGATAGAGTACTGCAGAGAAAGTGATAAGAGTCAGAGACCACGATTTTAGTTCTCCTGTCATCATGCAGCCCCCTTTACCATGTCAGTGTTCAAAGCTGAAGAATTACAGGGGCTAGGATCTCACGAAGGGAAGTTCACCCCAACTTTTGTTTTGCCCAATGCCAACACAACAATATACACATTCTGTTTCACTGTAATTGTTTTAGTCACCCATACTAACTCTGAAATCCTCCCCTGATGAGTAATAAATCATCatactaaagaagaagaaaataaaagccctTTACTAGATCAGTGATCATGTGAACAAACACATAATAGCATAAACAATGAATTAGCAAAGCTGTGATTCATAAAGAGTAAGTGGCTAGCACTTAATATTTTGCTATGAATGAGATTTCTGTACTGTTGCAGAAATGAAAGTAGTAGTCTATAGCTTTAGCAGTGTACCTACTAAACATATTCAGTGGCAAGATCAATTCTCTGTATGTTGATGGTGATAGTACTTCTATCATAAATTAGAatgtgaagaaaaatattaatcaattatatgtttttcttcatcttttcctggaTATTTGTAGACTTTGTTGGGGAAGACTATCTTATAGTAGGAAAATATAGTTCATGGAAGTTAAAGTAACCAGGATTTCACCAAGTCAGAGATACAAAGAATACTTTAGAGATTTTTAGGAACTTATGTGAAGGAAACCTTGATGGCATTAAGGTACTGAGTCATATCCATAATGCATCTGTATTTTCTCCACCAGAATTATAAGAACTATTTTCTAATCAAGAATAAGTTTTCTAACATCAAtggcagatagataggtagaaatTGGTAGATATTATAGACTAAAAGTTATTAAGTTTATTATAAAATCATCTTATACTTCTGAGTGGAACTATGATCCAAAGCTTTCTTCAGCTTACTAATATTTTCCCTTCTATTATATATTGTAAGCTAATGTATCCTGTTAAGTTCAACCCTGTATATACAAATGAGGCTTACAATAAACTTCAAGGAATGTTTCTTCTTACTCTAGTAAAAATGGCTTAAAAATTGCCTGGAGCTGggctctgctggctcatgcctgtaatcctagatactcaggaggctgagatctgaagatcatggtttgaagccagcctgggcagaaaagtccatgagactcttaccttcaacaaactactcagaaaatgccagagttGGCACTGTGGCCTTATtagtcaagtgctagccttgagcccaaagaagctcagggacagcacccaggaccagaaaaacaaaagaactgctggaaaaataagaagagatctatattaaaagtactttttaaaatatccaaAAGATGTATTCACCTTATGTTTCATTTGTGATTTTTATAGACACTCATTATGTTCTGACAAATCCTGCTGTTCCTAACCGAAGTCATTTATTCATACAGAAAAACCACAGTGTCAGGGCAGGGATCTTGAATAACAGTGATTTGTTCTTGGTACATTTATCCTGGAAACTCAAGGCTCTCTCAAAGAATAATAAATGCCTCATATAAGCTTGCTGGCCTCTTAGAACATTAACTCCCAAACACAGCAACATGCCTAGCATCCACAAAAAATTGAAGGTTCAACAAAATTCTTCCATGTTTctccttgttctttttcttctttccctgtaGTCAGAGCTTTTCATTATTTCAACTTCAGCTGAAGTATAGTCATTAAGCTCAAAGGTCTCTCGAACCATCCCTTTTTCTCCCTAAATAGTCTTTATACACAGGTTGTGTTCAGTCAAGCTAGATCAGGCTTCTTGTTAGAGGAGAAAGACAGCAATGAAAGCATCCTGTTAATGTTCAAAAGCAGCACCACTTGTGTTCACTACCCCTGAAAAGCCTCTGTAAAGAATCTAGAATTGAAGATTGTTTGCTAATGTCATTTGTTTCCAGATAATGAAACCTTTTGACATCTTTTTAAGTTGCTTTCAACATGCTCATATTTATGTCTCTCTCCTCCACTTTTCTCTCCTTCAGGCTTATGAGAGGCCTCAGAAACACTCAACTCTCCATTATGATCCAGGCCTCCCACAGGACTTCACCAGTGACACCTTAAAACCAaagcaccagcaaaaaagcagcaGCCAGAATCACATGGACTGGCCCACCAACTCTGACAGTGGACCGACCAGTCAGAATTGCTTCATCAGTCCAGAGTCTGGTAGAGACACTACAAGCACCAGCAAGATCCCTGCTCTTGAACCTGTGGCTTCTTTTGCAAAATCCCAGGGAAAGAAAGGCAGTACGGGGAACACATGGAGTCAGCTGTCTGGCAACAGCAAAGATCTGCTTCTGGGAGGTGTAGTTCCATCCCCCGGCAGCCACAGCTCACCAGCCCCTCCTAGCAGCTCTGTGGAATGCAATGGACTCCAGTCTTTGGGCGAACAAGATGGAGGAAGTACAAAGGAGCCCCCAGAACCACCTATGATAAGCAGCAagaaaaaatctaataaaaaagATGTGATTAGTCAAACCATACCAAACCCAGATCTGGATTGGGTCAAGAATGCTCATAAAGCATTTGATAAcacagaagggaaaagggagggttACTCTGCAGAGAATGCCCAAGAAGCATCACCAGCGAGGCAGAACATGAGTTCTGTCAGTAATCCTGAAAATGATTCCAGTCACGTTCGGATTACCATCCCCATCAAGGGACCCTCTCTAGACCCAAGCAGCCATAAGAGGAAAAAGAGACAGACCATTAAAGCAGTGGTAGAAAAGATCATCCCAGAGAAAGCCCTGGCCTCTGGGTTAGCTATGAGCAGCGAAGTCGTTAGCAGGATACTTTCCAACTCAGAGGGAAATAAGAAAGACCCTCGAATCCCTAAGTTGGGCAAAATGATAGAGAATGAGTCTCCATCAATCAGCCTTGAAACCGGTGGGAATACTGACAAAATGATCTCTGGAGGTATTTCTAAGCAGCGCAAGCCATCCATGGTCATGACACCTCCAGCACGGCCAGATCACTCTCCATCAAGAAAGCTGCCAGAAATCCAACATCCAAAATTTGCTGCCAAACGGAGGTGGACATGCAGCAAACCCAAACCCACCAGTATGCTCCGAGAGGCTGTCATGGCCTCTTCGGATAAACTGATGGTGGAACCGCCATCTGCTTATCCCATTACCCCCTCTAGCCCTCTCTACACCAACACAGATAGTCTTACTGTGATCACTCCAGTCAAAAAGAAGCGGGGACGACCAAAGAAGCAACCTTTGCTCACAGTAGAGACAATCCATGAGGGTACTTCCACCAGCCCAGTGAGCCCCATCAGCCGAGAATTTCCAggcaccaagaaaagaaagagacgaCGCAATTTAGCTAAGTTGGCCCAGCTAGTGCCAGGAGAGGACAAACCCATGAACGAGATGAAGTTTCACAAGAAAGTTGGAAAGCTTGGTGTGCTGGATAAGAAGACCATCAAAACGATCAATAAGATGAAGACACTCAAGAGGAAAAACATCTTGAACCAGATCTTGTCCTGTTCCAGTAGCATGGCTCTGAAGGCCAAAGCTCCCCCAGAGACCAGTCCTGCAGCAACAGCAATTGAAAGTAAACTGGGCAAGCAGATCAACGTGAGTAAGAGAGGAACCATCTACATTGGCAAGAAGAGGGGCAGGAAGCCAAGAACAGAGCTGCCGCCCCCATCTGAAGAACCCAAAACAGCCATCAAGCACCCCAGGCCTGTTTCTAGCCAGCCGGATGTTCCAGCCGTGCCTTCCAACTTTCAGTCACTTGTGGCGTCTTCACCAGCAGCTATGCACCCCCTTTCCACACAGTTAGGGGGGTCCAGTGGCAACCTGAGCCCCGCCAGCACTGAAACCAATTTTTCAGAGTTGAAAACTATGCCAAATCTCCAGCCTATCAGTGCTCTTCCAACCAAAACCCAAAAGGGACTACACAGTGGGACCTGGAAGCTGTCTCCACCCAGACTGATGGCCAACTCCCCTTCACACCTTTGCGAGATGGGCTCCCTGAAGGAAATAACCTTGTCCCCCGTGAGCGAGTCCCACAGTGAAGAGACGATCCCAAGCGACAGTGGCATCGGGACAGACAACAATAGCACGTCTGACCAAGCAGAAAAGAGTTCAGAATCCCGGCGGAGGTATTCTTTTGACTTCTGCTCCCTGGACAACCCGGAGGCCATTCCATCCGACACCAGCACAAAGAACCGCCATGGCCACCGGCAGAAGCACCTCATCGTGGATACCTTTCTGGCCCATGAAAGCCTCAAAAAGCCAAAGCACAAGAGGAAACGGAAAAGCCTGCAAAACCGTGATGATCTCCAGTTTCTAGCCGAGCTGGAAGAACTCATCACCAAATTCCAAGTGTTCAGGGTCTCCCACAGGAGCTACACCTTCTACCATGAGAATCCATATCCCAGCATTTTTCGGATTAATTTTGACCACTACTACCCGGTGCCATATATCCAGTATGACCCGTTGCTCTATCTTCGCAGGACTTCAGACTTGAAGTCAAAGAAGAAGCGTGGTAGGCCTGCAAAAACCAATGACACCATGACAAAGGTGCCTTTTTTACAAGGGTTCAGCTACCCTATTCCCAGTGGAAGTTACTATGCACCCTATGGAATGCCTTACACATCAATGCCTATGATGAACCTCGGTTACTACGGTCAGTACCCAGCGCCTCTGTACCTGTCGCACACGCTTGGAGCAGCTTCCCCGTTCATGAGGCCAACAGTGCCACCACCTCAGTTTCACCCAAGCTCCCATGTGAAGATGTCCGGGGCAGCTAAACATAAAGCAAAGCATGGAGTACATCTTCAGGGGCCTGTGAGCATGGGCCTCAGTGACATCCAGCCATCCCTGAACCCTCCCAAGGTGGGTGGGGCCACCCTGGCCAGCAGTCGGCTCCACAAGCGGAAACATAAACACAAGCATAAGCACAAGGAAGACCGGATCTTAGGGACCCATGACAACCTGAGTGGTCTCTTTGCAGGCAAAGCCACAGGcttctccagcctcctgagtgagcggCTGAGCAGCGCAGATAAAGAGCTCCCAATGGTGAGTGAGAAGAGCAAGCATAAGGAGAAACAGAAGCACCAGCCCAGTGAAGCCAGCCAGAAAGCCTCCAAGAACAACTTTGAGGTGGACACTCTGTCTACACTGTCACTTTGTGATCCTCAGCATTGGACGCAGGCCAAGGACAAAGGCGATTTGAGCAGTGAGCCTGTGGACTCGTGTGCTAAGAGGTATTCTGGAAGTAGTGGGGACAGTGGCAGTGTAAGATCAGAAAGCTTGGACGTGTTCAATGAAATGAATCCTTCGAATGACAAGTGGGACAGTGACCTGAGTGGGAGTAAAAGGAGGAGCTTTGAAGGCTTTGGGACGTACAGGGAAAAGGACATCCAAGCCTTCAAGATGAACCGCAAGGAGAGAAGTGCTTATGACTCTTCCATGTCTCCAGGTAAGGCCAAGCTTTTCTCCAGACTTGGACCACCTAGTTGTTTAATTGGGCTTTGCCCGGTTCGATGCCAGCCATTCAGGGCACATTATGGGAGCTAAATGAATATAGGTCTCCTTGCATACTGGCACTCGCTGAGTTTTGTACATTGCTTACTGGTGTTGATTGTCTTTCCTCTGCTGGAGCTATTCCCTGGAGAACTGTAGGTCTAGAGTTACCTCTCAATAGCTGCCTAGGTTACAACCATGCTTGTTGTATTTATGCTTCTCATTAAAGATGCTGTTCTCAGGTCCTCAGGTCTTGATCTCATGGTAGTTTACCAGTTCAATAAAGCCTCTAAAACTCATTAGAAATACCAAGATCCCAAGAATACTACTGTTAAATGGGAATTACATTTAGCATACTGTCAGTACAAGTCACATCCTTTGTCCTATGTGAGTCTCCCACAAAACCATCAAAAGCCAATGATCAGGGATTTCTTAAGCCTCTCCGGTCAAGAAGCCACAACCCCCAGATCACATTGTtctcttctctatttttttaacaacaacaaagaaaatctcatttccgtttcttggaattcattctgaaaatacttattatgcacatagctattgagactttGTGATCTGCTCCTATAAGTATCCtcttttagtctcactgtgtgactgtctagagacctgtgtaatttatcatgttccattgtatttgtttttacaatctagtgtgtttacttgtagatttatatacacattctaattaccacaaatgagggaaaccatgcaacacATGCTTCttagggtctggcttactttgcttaatataagtttcaccaagtccttccatttccctacaaatggtacaatatccttctttttctgatggaagagtagaattccgttgtttattatatacattttcttgacccattcatccactgaggagcatttgggttgattctatatcttttaCCAAGGCCAAGATATGGATATAACCCAAGATATCAACCCAAGTCATATTGTTCTTTCTTGGTTCCT
This Perognathus longimembris pacificus isolate PPM17 chromosome 15, ASM2315922v1, whole genome shotgun sequence DNA region includes the following protein-coding sequences:
- the Setbp1 gene encoding SET-binding protein encodes the protein MESREMLSSSRQRGGGESEFLSVSSAKPSSVPGCAGETLLSSPGSGKGLPVGGERMEPEEEDELGSGRDVDSNSNADSEKWVAGDGLEEQEFSIKEANFTEGSLKLKIQTTKRAKKPPKNLENYICPPEIKITIKQSGDQKVSRAGKNSKATKEEERSHSKKKLLTVSDLAANDFKGFQPQAYERPQKHSTLHYDPGLPQDFTSDTLKPKHQQKSSSQNHMDWPTNSDSGPTSQNCFISPESGRDTTSTSKIPALEPVASFAKSQGKKGSTGNTWSQLSGNSKDLLLGGVVPSPGSHSSPAPPSSSVECNGLQSLGEQDGGSTKEPPEPPMISSKKKSNKKDVISQTIPNPDLDWVKNAHKAFDNTEGKREGYSAENAQEASPARQNMSSVSNPENDSSHVRITIPIKGPSLDPSSHKRKKRQTIKAVVEKIIPEKALASGLAMSSEVVSRILSNSEGNKKDPRIPKLGKMIENESPSISLETGGNTDKMISGGISKQRKPSMVMTPPARPDHSPSRKLPEIQHPKFAAKRRWTCSKPKPTSMLREAVMASSDKLMVEPPSAYPITPSSPLYTNTDSLTVITPVKKKRGRPKKQPLLTVETIHEGTSTSPVSPISREFPGTKKRKRRRNLAKLAQLVPGEDKPMNEMKFHKKVGKLGVLDKKTIKTINKMKTLKRKNILNQILSCSSSMALKAKAPPETSPAATAIESKLGKQINVSKRGTIYIGKKRGRKPRTELPPPSEEPKTAIKHPRPVSSQPDVPAVPSNFQSLVASSPAAMHPLSTQLGGSSGNLSPASTETNFSELKTMPNLQPISALPTKTQKGLHSGTWKLSPPRLMANSPSHLCEMGSLKEITLSPVSESHSEETIPSDSGIGTDNNSTSDQAEKSSESRRRYSFDFCSLDNPEAIPSDTSTKNRHGHRQKHLIVDTFLAHESLKKPKHKRKRKSLQNRDDLQFLAELEELITKFQVFRVSHRSYTFYHENPYPSIFRINFDHYYPVPYIQYDPLLYLRRTSDLKSKKKRGRPAKTNDTMTKVPFLQGFSYPIPSGSYYAPYGMPYTSMPMMNLGYYGQYPAPLYLSHTLGAASPFMRPTVPPPQFHPSSHVKMSGAAKHKAKHGVHLQGPVSMGLSDIQPSLNPPKVGGATLASSRLHKRKHKHKHKHKEDRILGTHDNLSGLFAGKATGFSSLLSERLSSADKELPMVSEKSKHKEKQKHQPSEASQKASKNNFEVDTLSTLSLCDPQHWTQAKDKGDLSSEPVDSCAKRYSGSSGDSGSVRSESLDVFNEMNPSNDKWDSDLSGSKRRSFEGFGTYREKDIQAFKMNRKERSAYDSSMSPGLPSPHLKVDQTTAHSKSESSVSTMMTRKKPAAVDSVAIPPTPVLSLLAASAATSDAASSSLKKRFKRREIEAIQCEVRKMCNYTKILSTKKNLDHVNKILKAKRLQRQSKTGNNFVKKRRGRPRKQPTQFDEDSRDQMPVLEKCIDLPSKRGQKPSLSPLVLEPATSQDTIMATIEAVIHMAREAPPLPPPPPPPLPPPPPPPPPPPLPKTPRGGKRKHKPQPPGQPPQQPPPPSQQPLPQEEEVKAKRPRKSRGSESDVLA